One stretch of Lacrimispora sphenoides DNA includes these proteins:
- a CDS encoding glycosyltransferase family 4 protein, whose protein sequence is MVTNVIIFGTGLFYSRRKDTLPEQTNIIAFIDNNIAIQGKYVDEVLVHDPQVVSQLNYDVIILASITPVEMKDQLLLLGVQKEKIMFWEQYVSSKSHGFIKKYEIDIERKEKKVLLIVPIINYAGGFLTALYAALALRSKGYYVVIVSPTANHQTISEVNSYGINVWLCPSLPYIEGIELEWIQEFDYVLANSLQNMLCVNRINKIKKTVTWWLHEHSRQYKDIIEQYGNEIDISSFKNVNIFAVSNLARNNFLRYYPNQKVRTLTFGLPDFYNGVNSFHEKIIIAIIGNISQLKNQKELINAVKKLSPYEKDKIECWIIGRDGGKRYREEINEMIKDIQQVKLCGELSRKEIERVFQQIDIVVCSSLEETMSITIVEGMMNNKICITNTNTGIAEFIQNYENGFIYEAENVDDLLLKLKYVIQNFDSLDFMRKKARKTYEEYFSMESFADNLQEIFEKRLYG, encoded by the coding sequence ATGGTTACAAATGTAATTATCTTTGGGACAGGCTTATTTTATTCAAGGCGGAAGGACACATTGCCAGAACAAACGAATATAATTGCCTTTATAGATAACAATATTGCGATACAAGGAAAGTATGTGGATGAAGTATTAGTCCATGATCCACAAGTAGTATCGCAGTTAAATTATGATGTAATTATACTGGCAAGTATTACTCCTGTAGAAATGAAAGACCAATTATTATTATTGGGTGTACAAAAAGAAAAAATTATGTTCTGGGAACAGTATGTGAGTAGTAAATCACATGGTTTTATTAAAAAATATGAAATTGACATAGAACGAAAAGAAAAAAAAGTTTTATTGATAGTTCCAATTATTAATTATGCAGGTGGTTTTTTGACGGCTTTATATGCGGCTTTAGCTTTGCGGAGTAAAGGATATTATGTTGTTATAGTTTCTCCGACGGCTAATCATCAGACTATTTCAGAAGTTAATAGTTATGGAATAAATGTATGGTTGTGTCCATCTTTGCCGTATATTGAAGGAATAGAACTGGAGTGGATTCAAGAGTTTGATTATGTGTTAGCAAATTCACTTCAGAATATGCTGTGTGTAAATAGAATTAATAAGATAAAAAAAACGGTAACTTGGTGGTTACATGAGCATAGCAGGCAATATAAAGATATCATTGAACAATATGGAAACGAAATTGATATTTCTTCATTTAAAAATGTAAATATTTTTGCAGTTAGTAACTTGGCAAGGAATAATTTTTTGAGATATTATCCAAATCAAAAGGTTAGAACTCTTACTTTTGGCCTGCCAGATTTTTATAATGGAGTTAATTCATTTCATGAGAAAATCATAATTGCAATTATAGGTAATATTTCGCAATTAAAAAATCAAAAAGAATTGATAAATGCAGTAAAAAAACTTTCTCCATATGAAAAAGATAAAATTGAGTGCTGGATAATTGGAAGAGATGGTGGAAAAAGATATAGAGAAGAAATAAACGAAATGATTAAAGATATTCAACAAGTTAAGTTATGTGGAGAGTTATCTAGGAAAGAAATAGAAAGGGTGTTTCAACAAATTGATATAGTAGTATGCTCATCTTTGGAAGAAACCATGTCAATTACTATAGTAGAAGGAATGATGAACAATAAAATATGCATTACAAATACCAATACTGGAATTGCGGAATTTATTCAGAATTATGAAAATGGATTTATTTATGAAGCGGAAAATGTTGATGATTTATTATTAAAATTGAAATATGTTATACAGAATTTTGATTCACTTGATTTTATGAGAAAGAAAGCAAGAAAAACGTATGAGGAATATTTTTCAATGGAGTCATTTGCGGATAACTTACAAGAAATATTTGAAAAAAGATTATATGGCTAA
- the wecB gene encoding non-hydrolyzing UDP-N-acetylglucosamine 2-epimerase — protein MKRLKVMTILGTRPEIIRLSEVIKKCDLYFEHILVHTGQNYDYTLNQVFFEELGLRKPDYYLNAAGKNLGETIGNIISKSYDLMIEHSPDALLILGDTNSALSSISAKRLKIPIFHMEAGNRCFDENLPEETNRRIVDHISDVNMCYSEHARRYLNSEGTAKERTFVIGSPMTEVLVKNWDNILNNNILQKLGLKEDGYILLSAHREENIDSTEHFYSLMNAINEMAEYYALPVIYSMHPRSRKFIQERSFQFSKFVTPMEPFGFFSYNCLQMNAKCVVSDSGTLPEESSFFSAKGYPFASVCIRTSTERPEAIETGNFILGSITAESIIQSVDMAIQMKQHNQKPSLVCDYADENVSTKVVRLIQSYVSVINEMVWRK, from the coding sequence ATGAAGCGACTAAAAGTAATGACAATTTTAGGAACAAGGCCTGAAATAATAAGGCTTTCCGAAGTTATAAAAAAATGCGATTTATATTTTGAACATATATTGGTTCACACTGGACAAAATTATGATTATACGTTAAACCAAGTATTTTTTGAAGAATTAGGATTACGTAAACCTGATTACTATTTAAATGCCGCTGGAAAGAATCTAGGTGAAACAATTGGAAACATCATATCGAAAAGTTATGATTTAATGATTGAGCATAGTCCGGATGCACTTCTTATATTAGGTGATACTAATTCTGCTCTGTCTTCAATCTCCGCTAAGAGGTTAAAAATTCCCATTTTTCATATGGAGGCAGGCAACCGCTGTTTTGATGAAAATCTACCTGAAGAAACAAACCGTAGGATTGTTGATCATATTTCAGATGTAAATATGTGTTATTCGGAGCACGCAAGAAGGTATCTAAATTCGGAAGGAACAGCAAAAGAACGAACCTTTGTGATCGGTTCACCTATGACCGAAGTGCTTGTAAAAAATTGGGATAATATTCTGAACAATAATATTTTGCAGAAATTGGGATTAAAAGAGGACGGGTATATATTATTATCGGCACACAGGGAGGAAAACATAGATTCAACAGAACATTTTTACTCCTTAATGAATGCAATAAATGAGATGGCTGAATACTATGCTCTCCCTGTTATATATAGTATGCATCCTAGAAGCAGGAAATTTATCCAGGAACGATCTTTCCAGTTTAGCAAATTCGTGACCCCCATGGAGCCATTTGGTTTCTTTTCTTATAATTGCCTTCAGATGAACGCAAAATGCGTTGTATCTGATAGTGGTACGCTTCCAGAGGAAAGTTCTTTTTTTAGTGCGAAAGGATATCCGTTTGCTTCAGTATGTATCCGCACTTCAACGGAGCGGCCGGAGGCTATAGAGACAGGAAATTTTATCTTGGGTAGTATTACTGCCGAATCCATTATACAATCTGTGGATATGGCAATTCAAATGAAGCAGCATAATCAAAAGCCTTCACTTGTTTGTGATTATGCAGATGAAAATGTAAGTACAAAGGTAGTCAGGCTTATACAGAGTTATGTTTCTGTTATTAATGAGATGGTCTGGAGGAAGTAG
- a CDS encoding polysaccharide biosynthesis C-terminal domain-containing protein, protein MQILVTGSDGFIGKNLIVELQNQGFKKLLLCNRETTLERLKNYTNKCDVVIHLAGINRPKEEAEYQNGNVEFTKLLVDFLKDNPKSPMVIFSSSVQAGEENAYGKSKRQAEQILKQYAHERNTSVFIYRLPNVFGKWCKPDYNSVVSTFCHHIAHNEHIKIDREEASITLVYIDDILRSIIEQLVSPRASGIVYQELPELYHLTVGELADIIKKFKDFRNNLEIPDLSNLLEKKLYATYLSYLPENEFKYPLKMNKDQRGSFTEFLRSKEKGQISINVTKPGITKGNHWHHTKVEKFLVVKGKALIRLRHMVTGKMIECSVSDADFEVVDIPVGYTHNITNVGQEDLVTVMWTNEMFDSENPDTYYEEV, encoded by the coding sequence ATGCAGATACTCGTAACAGGTTCAGATGGTTTTATTGGGAAGAATTTAATTGTTGAATTACAAAACCAGGGATTCAAAAAGCTGCTTTTGTGCAACAGGGAAACTACGCTAGAGAGGCTAAAGAACTATACGAATAAGTGCGATGTGGTGATTCACCTTGCGGGCATTAACCGGCCAAAAGAGGAAGCAGAATATCAAAATGGGAATGTGGAATTCACGAAATTATTGGTGGATTTTTTGAAGGATAATCCAAAGTCTCCAATGGTTATATTTTCTTCTTCTGTGCAGGCTGGGGAGGAAAATGCATATGGGAAAAGCAAGAGGCAGGCTGAGCAGATTTTAAAACAATATGCTCATGAAAGAAATACTTCCGTATTTATATACAGATTGCCTAATGTTTTCGGAAAATGGTGCAAGCCTGACTATAACAGTGTAGTTTCTACATTTTGTCATCATATCGCTCACAATGAACATATAAAAATCGACCGAGAAGAGGCCAGTATTACCTTGGTTTATATAGATGATATTCTTCGTTCAATCATTGAACAGTTGGTATCCCCCAGGGCCTCCGGCATTGTTTATCAAGAGTTACCGGAACTGTACCATCTGACGGTGGGAGAATTGGCAGATATTATAAAAAAGTTTAAGGATTTTAGAAACAATCTTGAGATACCTGACCTATCAAATTTATTAGAAAAAAAATTATATGCTACTTATTTAAGCTATCTGCCCGAAAATGAGTTTAAATATCCCTTAAAAATGAACAAGGATCAAAGAGGTTCATTTACAGAGTTTCTTCGGAGCAAAGAAAAAGGGCAAATATCTATTAATGTAACAAAACCAGGAATTACAAAGGGAAATCACTGGCATCATACAAAAGTGGAAAAGTTTCTTGTGGTAAAAGGAAAGGCGTTAATACGATTGCGACATATGGTAACGGGTAAAATGATTGAATGTTCTGTATCAGATGCTGATTTTGAAGTTGTGGATATTCCTGTCGGCTATACCCATAATATTACTAATGTAGGACAAGAGGATTTAGTAACAGTCATGTGGACTAATGAAATGTTTGATAGTGAGAATCCCGATACTTATTATGAGGAAGTGTAA
- a CDS encoding glycosyltransferase family 2 protein — MPMFSIIMPVYNNERYFPLAARSVLSQEYKDLELIIIDDGSTDKTPIIADLIAKEDRRVRVVHQKNQWIYASLNNGIQIAKGDYVYIVNSDDRLRPGSLKNMAEKVEYFHPDVIWTKVLTHMCDDTQRIIAYDCNNVDKKIEKDMLFENADEFRDNWIFLNKSGLTNNQVNLYKRNIVKKYKFKNDIYGADKLFNISIASEIRSSFVLKEAVYDHFNYKCDEMNASIGKYYGYEHEMFNLFYNENRKLLSDWNRLDNEALYYLASTRLRELSIEFRSFNNKSCTLSLEEKIEKIFNSYLEKNIYEIAVESEKLEELEARVLSGMRELFIREELSPQSDFYFTYELIESLLIYEKDKDDYAKIKNAIYHPFNKYHIGQCFYKKLIGDMEDV; from the coding sequence ATGCCGATGTTTAGTATTATAATGCCAGTTTATAATAATGAAAGGTATTTTCCATTAGCTGCGCGAAGTGTTTTATCACAGGAATATAAAGATTTAGAATTAATAATTATAGATGATGGCTCCACAGATAAAACACCTATAATTGCAGACTTAATTGCAAAAGAGGATAGGCGTGTACGTGTAGTTCACCAAAAAAACCAATGGATTTATGCAAGCCTTAATAATGGAATTCAAATTGCAAAGGGGGATTATGTTTATATAGTTAATTCGGATGACAGATTAAGGCCTGGTAGTTTAAAAAATATGGCGGAAAAAGTAGAATACTTTCATCCGGATGTGATATGGACAAAGGTATTGACTCATATGTGCGATGATACTCAAAGGATCATCGCGTATGATTGTAATAATGTTGATAAGAAAATTGAGAAGGATATGCTTTTTGAGAATGCCGATGAATTTAGAGATAATTGGATTTTTTTAAATAAAAGTGGTTTAACAAATAACCAAGTTAATCTATATAAAAGGAACATAGTTAAAAAGTATAAGTTTAAAAATGATATTTATGGGGCAGATAAGCTATTTAATATAAGTATTGCTTCAGAGATAAGATCATCTTTTGTATTGAAAGAAGCGGTATATGATCATTTTAATTATAAATGTGATGAAATGAATGCTTCTATTGGAAAGTATTATGGATATGAGCATGAAATGTTTAATCTTTTTTATAATGAAAATAGAAAGCTTTTAAGCGATTGGAATCGTCTGGATAATGAGGCGTTGTATTATTTAGCGTCTACCAGGCTCCGTGAATTAAGTATCGAGTTCCGTTCATTTAATAATAAAAGCTGTACATTGAGTTTAGAAGAAAAAATAGAAAAAATTTTTAATTCATATTTGGAAAAGAATATCTATGAAATTGCAGTAGAATCAGAGAAATTAGAAGAATTAGAAGCAAGAGTTTTGTCTGGAATGAGAGAGTTATTTATAAGGGAAGAGTTAAGTCCTCAAAGCGATTTTTACTTTACATACGAGTTAATTGAATCATTACTAATATATGAAAAAGACAAAGATGATTATGCTAAGATAAAAAATGCAATTTATCATCCTTTTAATAAATATCATATTGGACAATGTTTTTATAAAAAGTTAATAGGAGATATGGAAGATGTTTGA
- a CDS encoding polysaccharide biosynthesis protein yields the protein MFEDKILLITGGTGSFGNAVLKRFLQTDIKEVRIFSRDEKKQDDMRHTYQSEKIKYYIGDVRDKESLKNAMYGADYIFHAAALKQVPSCEFFPLEAVKTNILGTDNMLTAAIESGVNKVVCLSTDKAAYPINAMGISKAMMEKVIVSKARTISEDKSTMCCTRYGNVMCSRGSVIPLFIEQIKQMKPLTVTNPDMTRFLMSLDEAVDLVLFAFEHGHTGDLFIKKADASTIGDLAQAIKELFVSKSEIKVIGTRHGEKIYETLMTEEEHMKAIDLGEYFRIPMDGRDLNYEKYFTEGDHRISLSQAYTSHNTKILNIEQIKEKLLMMDYVRNELAEWRSL from the coding sequence ATGTTTGAGGATAAAATATTATTGATAACTGGTGGCACTGGCTCTTTTGGAAATGCTGTTTTAAAGCGTTTTTTACAGACTGATATCAAGGAAGTTAGAATTTTTTCAAGGGATGAGAAAAAGCAGGACGATATGAGGCACACTTATCAATCCGAGAAGATAAAATACTACATTGGAGATGTCAGGGATAAAGAGAGCCTGAAAAATGCAATGTATGGAGCAGACTATATATTTCATGCTGCCGCATTAAAACAGGTACCTTCGTGCGAGTTTTTCCCCTTAGAAGCAGTCAAAACGAATATATTGGGTACGGACAATATGCTGACTGCCGCAATAGAATCAGGAGTAAATAAAGTCGTCTGTTTGTCCACGGATAAGGCAGCTTACCCAATTAATGCCATGGGAATTTCGAAAGCAATGATGGAAAAGGTAATTGTATCAAAGGCGAGGACGATATCGGAAGATAAATCAACCATGTGCTGTACCCGGTACGGAAATGTGATGTGTTCCAGAGGAAGTGTTATTCCATTGTTCATTGAGCAAATCAAGCAAATGAAGCCCCTGACGGTTACAAATCCTGATATGACAAGATTTCTGATGAGTCTTGATGAGGCTGTTGACTTAGTTCTTTTTGCTTTTGAACATGGGCATACAGGGGATTTATTTATTAAGAAGGCCGATGCATCTACAATAGGGGATTTGGCTCAGGCCATAAAAGAATTGTTTGTTTCAAAGTCAGAGATAAAGGTCATTGGAACACGCCATGGAGAGAAAATCTATGAAACGCTAATGACCGAAGAAGAGCATATGAAGGCAATTGATTTAGGAGAGTATTTTAGGATTCCTATGGATGGAAGAGATTTGAATTATGAAAAATACTTTACAGAGGGAGATCATCGGATAAGTTTATCTCAGGCATATACATCGCATAATACAAAGATTTTGAATATTGAACAAATCAAGGAAAAATTATTAATGATGGATTATGTCCGGAATGAGCTGGCGGAATGGAGATCGTTATGA